Part of the Lolium rigidum isolate FL_2022 chromosome 6, APGP_CSIRO_Lrig_0.1, whole genome shotgun sequence genome, ATGTCTTCACATTCCAATAACCATGCCCGAGGAGCATCACCAGAAAAGGTTGGTAATTCGACATGAGGGGTTCTTAGGTGGGGTTCAGTGTAAGAATTTGTGTTATGGCTGGTATAGTAGTCATTGGGAGGGGGTTGGGTATGGGGAGGAGGCGAGGGTTGTGGATAGTAGGGTGCTGGGTATGGGTTTGGTTGATAAGGAGGTTGGTAATATGGGTAATATGGTGGTGGAGGTGGGTAGTAGGGTGGTTGGTATTGTTGCTGGTATGGGCCAAAGTTGGAAGGTTGATCGGTCATGGTGCTCGCTGGGGTATAGTGGTGCGGATGTGATGTTGGGTTCATGGTTTGTATCCGATGTGAGGTGGAGGCTGCTtgtggcatggtggtggtggtgacgaCAGCGGTAGTGTATATGGGTTGGGCATTTGTTCGAGCAGGTGGTGGGTGTTTGTGTAATGGTGGCACAGGAAGTTGGGATGGTGTTAATTGACCGAGGTTTGGCGGAAACGGTGGCGGTGGAGCAGGTGGTGTTGCTGCCGGCGTGGTACCCTCGAGGATGGGCGAGAGTGAATGTTGGGGAAGTGGCGGTGGAGTAGAAAAAGACTGGTTTTGGGGTGTGGATGGGGCAGGGGACGCTGCTGTAGGAGGGTCGGAAGGTGCTAAGCGACCAAGGACGGAAAACATCGATGACATCATGTCAGACATGCGTGACATCTCACCTTGGATGGCGTTGATGGCGAGGGAGGTGTCGGCGGCGGTTCTGTCCTGGCGATCCAGGCGATGCCGGAGTGAGCGGACTTCGCGGGGCAGGGCGGCGTGGCGTTGCTCGTCATCCAAGTCATCCTCCGTTGTCGTTGCTGTAGCGCCGTCGACCAGGGCTGTGCCCGATGCGGTTGCCGCTCGTGCCGCGCGCTCGCGCGAGGTGGAGcgagatcgatcctcgggaggcatGGGCGCGGAGGAGAATTTTGACGGAATACTGAGGGGATGGTGGCGACGGAAGGGGAGGGAGGGAGGATTTGACCAAGAGCGGATTGCTCTGGTACCACCGTGTCAAGACCCGATGGTCTTTGACATGCCGATCTGAGGGAGGAAGGAAGAGGAGCTCCGATGGCTCAATCTAAGCAACTAAGGAAATAAAAGGCAACAGATAAATTTAGGGATTGTATTCTGCGTGCCTCCCAGCCGCCCTCTCCTGCCCTCTTATAACAATAAGGACTCTCCTGCCCTCTTATAACAATAAGGACAGGACCACGCATTATTACAATATTTCATAATAGTTCTTAGTTCACTAATCAACAGAATTTAACAACTAAGAAGAAAGACATCCAGCCATTGAACTGTTACTTGTCATCCAGGCCGTTCACTAACTGACGGAGGAAGAATAGCAGATAGAGTCCTGACAACCGGGGTCTCCAGGAGGGCGCGGATTAAGTGCTGCGGCGCGCGGCCGAGTCGAGGAACTGCCCGCTGACGGCGAGCGGCGAGGGTTAGGTATGTCATGTGGTTGCATTCCCGGCGTGGCTCAGGTACCAACTCGCGCATACTCACATAGTAATACCACCGCGCTTAATTTTGTGATAAATGCTCGGTCTCAGAGGATCTGGTAAAAggaacaagtatacattgatttgCATCCACAACCTTGGTGGCGGAGTGATTGGGGAATTCTTAAGCAGCAGTGTGTAAGACCACTTGTTTTAGGATTGACAACACTTAAAAAGCACTAGTGGTGGTGACTAAATTGCAGTGTACAAAAACAACCAAATGACAGGCACCGGTAAGCAAAGATAACTTAGTAGGGCATTGGCCTTTCACCGTCCAGATAAGATGCTCATTTCTGACATCCCACCAGTATAACCTGACTGGGAGGTGCTCCCTTCGAGGTTGTTAGCTCCAGATATCATCAGCTGGAACTGCCTTCGAACTTCAGTATCCATGGGGCTCCCAGGTCGAGGGGTTGCAGAAACAGTCTGATTTTCGCTTGAAACTGCTGGCAACAACGCTTTGAGCCTTGACACTACCTCGGTCATGGTCGGCCTGCCGATGGCTGCGTTTTCGACGCAGTTCATGGCAAGGTCTACCACACCTTGCAGGGAATTGGCGTCGTACTGATCCAACAGCCTTTTGTCAACAATATCGTGAATGCTGCCCTTAGCTATCTTTTGGCGCACCCAGTTTGGCAGGTGGACGGTTTGAGGGTCCATGAATACCGGGGGTTGGCCGGTGATGATCTCCAAAAGCACGATGCCGAAGCTGTAAACGTCTGTCTTGACAGTGACTTGGAATGTTGCATGGTACTCAGGGTCGACGTAGCCAACGGTGCCAGCAGCAACAGTAGATATGTGTGTATGAGCATCATTGAAAGCACGAGAAAGCCCAAAATCAGATATTATCCCCACCAGATTCTTGTCCAGAAGGATGTTGGGGGTCTTCACATCTCTATGAACTATTGATGGGGTGCATGACTCATGTAGATACTCCAGTCCTGTAGTTCATTGAAATTACTTTTTCaacacacacatacatacatgACCTAAAGGTAAACACATAACTGAAACACAGACCTTGTGCAGCATCAAGTGCAATATGAAGTCGCTGTTCCCAATTCAAACTATAGTCATGTACTGCAGTAAGACATAATGACTTAATGTAAGTGCCGTTTCATATGTACATGAAAGCACAAATACTATGTTTACAAAGttttgaaatttttcaagctaacaAATGATTGGTACACAACCAATTAATCATAGCATCAATCCAAACCCTGCATACAGGCACTTTGATCTTTGAAAGTTCTTTGCATTTCCTTCTCTTTACTAGAGTGATTTTTATAAATATTTCCAAATCAACAAGAAAACAAAATTATTGTAGTATCCTTGGAATATGCACGTCTCTTGATGTTTATTCTTACTGGCACTGAAGGATGTAGACATTTCTGAATTCTGACTACCATTACATGGCTATGACTTGTAAGAACATGTAGCTCTAGGAATATAACTGTGGTCTTCCTAACTGTTGCCCCGATATCGATAACCATGCCATGGTTATCACAAGAATATGCAGTCTAAAAAAATACAGCTATCGTGGCCTCAGTGTCTCACTTGTTATTCCAATATCTGTACGGAGTAAATTAGGCCCAGCAACTCAACTGTATTGACTAGCAGCAACTATTATAATCTAGGCAATCATCTGAATATTTGACATGAAAATCTAGTTGTAACGAGAAAAAAAATTGTTTACACTAACATGCCAAAACCAGACCAAGTTGATTTTAAATGTTTTTTCTAATACTTTGGACTAGGTCCTCTCAATTTTTTATACCATTCTGAGAGGCACAGTGTATTGGTAAAAATGGAAAGTAGGTGATTCCCAAGTTTTTAATGAAAGCTGTCTGTGTATGGGTCTCTGAGTATTTGTTGGTTTTGTAGGAAATAAACTCTGAATCGTTCAGCTCGTTTCTTGCTGAATAGATTTTTGGCTGCGTTGATTTTATTGAATTACAAGTGCAATTGGGGTCTGTTAAAATTGAAATACAAGTTAGTGATCGTAAAAAACTGCACTATTCCCTATAGAAACTTTGAGAAATTTTTGAGAAAAACCTCCTCTTAACAGTTGTTGAAGATTTCCTCTGGGCATGAAGTCATAAACGAGTGCTAGGCACTTCTTGTTTTGGCAATATCCTTCCAAAGTTACAAGATTCTTGTGATGAACTTTTGACAAGGTTTGCACCTGCAGCATCAGACAAGGTTTGGCCCATTGCATCCTGTTTTTAGTTGTCGTGCAGATTTATTGTATTCCTTCTATTGACGAAAGTAAGGTTTTGCCTAGTTGTTGTATGGTATACCTCAGGGAGAAAGTCTGTTGACTCTGCTATTGATGTCTCCACAAGCACCTTAACAGCTACTTCATTGCCGTTTTCCAGTATGCCATGATAAACAATACCGAAACCTCCTTTTCCAATGATTGATTGGAAGTCGTTGGTAATGAGCTTCAGTTCTGCGTACGTGAATCTTCTGATGTCAATATGCAGGGGAGTTTCTTCTTCGTACATAGCATAATCCTCATGATCTCCTAGCTTGCCTGCAAAGTAAAGTTGTGTTTGACATGAAAGTAAGGTATGAAGCTGCTATCTAGTGTCTACCACCGCATTGATAGCAGGAATTTTAGAGTGTAGGGCTTtgttttacctttgcaatataactTCCAGAGTATGCACATCACTACTAGGATGGATACCAGTACCACGGGAACTATCACTATGGTGAGGGTGTTCTTCTTCTTATTTGAGCAGTATGCACCTTTGAATTTTGAGCATAAGGGATTGCCTTCTAATCTAGTGACCCAATTCCAGGATATGTAGAACATATCAGCACAGAATATCTTAGCTATTATACAATTGTAATTGTGGCATGCATCCATTTTCTGACATAACAAACCTTCTAATAGTGCTTTTGAACATCTATACAATGTAAAATGTTACCGTTGGAGGCGCGGAATTGATCATATGAGGACAAGCAATCACAACATGGCACCTATATTGGTTAACGAGGTTCAGCAATCTTACCTATATCCCCGGGGCATGCTTAACGAGCATTCCTCCCCACGTACTAATCAACATAGTACAATCGACAACAAACCTGTCAGGCTAACAGACACATTAGACCACCGCTGCCACGGCCGGTGCCCGGCCAACCCTGCCACATGCGTCACACCGTCCCCTCGTGATCTTGTGTCTCAACCTTTTGTGTAGTCAATTTTGGCTACCCCGCAGTGCCATTATATATTAGGCCTAGGTTACAATAGTTCGACTCGAACACGTAACCTACCGCTAATTACAACTCCAACTATAGCACAACTCGTACTCATATTCTTTTTTTTTACCGCGAAACCGTTGGGGAAACCACTATGGTATAATTTTCTATATTAATAAATGCCAAAAGGCAAAGTCAAAAGACTGTACAGTTATTTACACATGATTACTTGGGGGAGAAAAGAAACTCGAGGCGAAAAAActactatttttcttttttttgtataaCCAAAGTGGAATACTACAACGAACCTAGCCACTCAGCTAGGGGGCTTTATGCACACGCTTAACCCTGCAAATAACAAAGTTGAGATTTAACTTGAAGATTAGCTTCCACGTCTGAAAATTTGGCATTTTCCTTTCAAATATTTTTTGCATTTCTGCTCTTCCATATCCCCCACAACGCATAAGTAGCAACTTCAAAAAAACTTCGGTCCTTGGAAATTGTGCTTCCAAGGACACATATCTAGTAACTCGTACACATATTCGGCACATATCTCAAAACAAAAGAAGAAATTAAGATGTTCATAAATCACATGCAGTTACTAATAGAGACACATCTTCCTCTCATGGTTAAAGCTTATAGATGATAGATCATTTACAGTTACTAGATGCTAGTACATGTAACTGAGGACATGTTTGGATTAATACATCGTACCACATACCTGTGGTTGACACACTTATTCCGGCACCCAAATTGGCCCCATGACTTAGTCAAAATTTGGCAAGAGTTCAGGGCTGTTTGGTTTGAGGCTAAGTTTGCCTAAGGTTACCACACCTATGGTTAGGCAAGTTTGACCAATTTAGGTGAGTGTTTGGTTCAAGCCACACTTTAGATAAGATGGTTTTTGCCACTATAAGGGCCCACATTGCATACACTCATATCGTGTGGCAAAATGCTGTTAGGCTTGCCAACTGGTGGCTCTAATTTTCCTGAATTAACCTTAGTAAACTTTGGCAAACAATCTGTGGAAAGGTATATCATTTTTAGCCCTGTAACCAAGTGGCTCCAATATTGACAAGTGGGGTTGTTGTGGCATGGTGCTACAAGAGTACATCAAGTCACAAATATTGCACAAACCAAACAGTGGCCAGAGAAATTCGAACTTGTGTAATTCTAGTTTGGCAAAGTGTGGGTATGGATCAAACTTTGATTATCAAAGGTTTCTTAGCCTATGCATTTGTGTTATATGCTTAAAGGGTGTTGCATTTCAGACTTTTCATTTCTGTTGTAGTTGTTTAGTTTGATCAGAGAAACAAAGACAGCAAGGAATCGTGCAGTTGCGCATGCCAAACCTTAAGTCAAGCAGACCGGCCTGAGATCTTCGAATAATAGAATTAGGGATTGGTCCATCGAGATGGTTATTTGACAAGTTGCTGTAAAATAATAGTTAAATCATTCATCTAAAATTTGTATCAGCAACCGAAGATGTAATCAGCAGACTTACAGAACTTTGAGTGAGTTTAGTTGATAGTCTGGAATAGCTCCTGTCAAATTGTTATTTGATAAATCCCTAAAAATGATTTATGCTTAGGGTCACAAGAGATGTCAACAGAATCTCATTTAGGGCACTAATATCATGTGATAGGCATCACTTACAAGTTTTCCAGTGATAACATGTTCATGAATGATAAGGCTATTACACCTGTCAGTCCGTTGGTAGACAGATTTCTGCAAAACAACTAATTTTAATAAAGGTCTTACTAATTTATTGATAGCATGGAGATAACAAGTACTTTCAAGATCATGTAAATATCTTTGTGTGGTTCAGTTTTACACTAAATTACCTGTGTTTTATACATCTAAGCCAGTATGACATGTGGCTAAGTGTCTATAGTGATTTATGTATAAAGCAAGCACATGTGTTCAGCACCATTTAATCCAAAATGGCGCTTTTGTGGAGCATTAGATTTCTTGGAGTTGGTACAATGCACTTCAAAGGTTAAAAAATATTGAAGTCCTGGTTATGTCTTACATTGTTACAATCCTTGGATTCTGGTTGCTCTTGGAGTAGTCGCAAGTCAAATCTTCCCAGGAATACTCTCTTGGGGAGCATGGATCTCCTTTCCAGCTTGTTCGTGCCAAATTGTGGTGCGTCTTAATTCGTTCCATGTAATTGACTACAACAGCAGAAGACAGCGGGAACAAATATGGACAGCATAAGGAAGCTGTATAAATTGGGTATGGCTATTTATATGTATTTAAAAGATGAAAAGATCATCTTAAGAAGTTGCACCATCATCTGCAAGTATTATATTTTCCTGTAACTGATTAAATTGTACTGATTCATTTATTCACAATGGTCTTCCCATGGCACACTAGCTTAGTTGATATTTAGAAGATTGTTTACTCTGGAGTTGATTCTGCAACTGAATTAGTTGGTTTATAAACTTGGTCCTATTACTTTAGTGAAGATCGTGACAGTGTCAAATGGAGTTGGGAATCTTCAGGTGTCTAGATAGTGAGACCTCGGTCATTAGCATTGGCAACTGCATCATCATCATGTGAACATGCTACATACATACATGACAAATGTGTAAAACATGTGGGGTATGTACATTAATCTTACCATCGTTAGGGTCAGTGGTGAGATTCTCCATTCGAACAGGCGAGTACACCTCCAACGCGTTGATGAGCGGTGCAAGACTCGAGCTGGGCGTCCTGTTCAAAAATACGTATGAAGAGGCGTTCTCCATGAACTGTCCGCTATAGTACTTGCTCTCCACCTGGAATAACGATGGGGAGAAGTCCGAGAACATCAGAACATTGTTGATGTAGATGCTGAACCTCCTGTTCGGGTTTCTATCGTTGATCTCGGCGAAGTGAAAGATCGGGAGAAAAAGCTGCAGGTTATTTGTGAGATTGCGACCCTCTGCTATGCTGAAACTCATGAAGGAGTAGTTCGTGTCTAGGGTTGAGGCCTTCTGCAAGATGTCTGACGGCACACTGAAGGCGTTGTTGTTGGGGGGACTCTTCACTACGTTGTTGGTACTCAAGCTGAACCAGGGGTAGGAGTAGTCGATGGTCAAAGACCAGCTCTGCCAGAAGCGGTCATAATTGTCCATAGGGTATCTGCATCGCACACAAAGAAAAACAGATAAATAGCTAGCACAGTACACTACTCTTTTGATCTTTACTAAAAGTTATTTGCTGTGGGATCTAGAAATCCCAAACTTCTTGTCGCCTTTGAGATTTACTATTACTCTGCGTTAGAAGCAATTGCAGGATTCAGAAACAAAGTAGCAAACACTCTAAAATGCAAGCTAGCAAAAGGAATTAAAACCATTTATAAGCATAATTCAAATCTAATCCAAAACTACAACAGATGACAGCCTTGACTGACCTTGTGATAAAGTCTGCGGTGTTGCCAAATCTGTACCGTTGAAAGCAGTTGATTGAAACAGAAGTATTCACAAAAGGGTACATTGCATCTTCAAGTGGCCTCAGCTCCAATGAAGATATGAAAGGAATCCCTGAACCGAAGTTTATCAGGCAGACGGACACGGAGTCACTCGGAGCAATGGTGAGCACCTCCTTCCATATCATGTTTGATGGATCCGAATTTGATAAGTTTACCGCCTCCCAGAAATTGACGCCGATATGGAGCCCAAACAGAAACAACGACCCATCCAGAGTCTTGTTCAACCTATCATAGTTGCCGTAAGTAAAAGTGGCCCTCAATAAATACTTCTTACTGAATTTGGATGGCAGTGTGTAGCAATTCCTTGAGCCGTCAGGGAAGCTCCTCAGGGTTTTTTGTTGGTGATTGACAACACCAGCCATGAACTCTGGTAAAATCTCATGGTTAAGACCACCGCTGACAAAGTCACCGTCAGAATTGTAGAGTAATTTTAAGGTGTTGTCGACATAGTCACTACTGTTTGTCCATCCACAATCGATGCTTACGAATCCTGCATAATGGAGAGTATGTATCAGTTTCATGTGCTTCAAGTTTATGCAATGACCACGATATGTGCCACATGCAGCAGTTAATTATTTGTTGATTTCCAAGATTTCAGTGTTGCGAGATCTATTAAGTTTTGTGCTGAAGTAAACTGAACTGTGCACGCAGATGAAGCAGAGAGCTTAAAGAGGCTCAGGATCCTAGTAGGATATGCATTACCAGAAGCAGACTGGCCATGGACTTGAATCGTCGTGACCAGGATGACCAGCAACGCCAATATGCATGCCAGTTTTGTACTTGCCGAGCAACTGAAGCTGATCACCATGGTACTCCGGTTCCTGCAATGTTTGGAAGCAAGGACACCCTACCTACTATGAGCGACTTGTGCAGTTATATATCAGAGAGAAACAACTAGCAGAGTTTGATTTGTATATTTtacaaaagattttttttttccgaACAGTGATTTTTTTAGTAATGGGTTGAATGGCAGAAGCAGAGAAGAGACATAAGGATTGCTTCTTCATTTGGTAATTACCTGGTTCTGAAAACAAATAGGCGAGTTGCATTTGTTTAAAGAAAATGAATTCAACTTTCCAAGGAGCTTGCATGTCAACTATCGCGCTATCGGGCAACTACGCATAGCGCGTACTACCATCAGCGTGATAACGAAGTCCGCTGTGCTAAACTTAAAAGAATCCTAGCGAGGTGTAGTTTATTATTTAGTAGAGGAAGAAGGACAAGTAGTACGGACAATTTGCACGCGACCATTTCGACGATGCTGCGCCAAAGTCCAGCATGACCAAACAGGCTGACATAAGAACGAGAGAGAGACCACGCGCGTTGTAAATCAAGAAGTAGCCCACAGTTCCCACAGTGCCCCgatgctccaaaaaaaaaaaaaaagaaggttCCCACAGTGCCGCCGATTGTGAAACCCAATCTCAGGCTTCCGCTATTCCCCTGCGGAGGCGGAAGAGGCACTGCAGCGAGCGGCCGAGGAACTGCTTGCTGGCGGCGGGCGGTCAGGGTTAGGTATGTCATGTGGTCGCATTTCTGCCTTTACATTGCATCAGATTCCCCATAGCATGATTTTTTATGATAGTGGATGAACTCCGCAATGATTTGATTTGGTAAAAGGAACACGTATTTTAAATCTAACTCCGCAGCCTTGCGAGAGAGATTGGGTAGTAGAAGGCGGAATGTTTAAGCAGACCACTTGTTTTACGGAGTAGGAATTAGGATTGGACTACTAGTATAGACCGTACGAACAATGTATACATCAACCGAGTTCTCACATGGAAGAGGATGCTTCATGGCTGAAATCTACTTGAGCTAAATGCCGAAGCTCACACAACAAATACCCCTAGCCCATACAATCCCATAATACTCCAAGAAAAGTACATAAGAAAATTCAGAAACTGAAAATGACTGCATTGCAGTTTATGAACAATTAATCTCAACACACTTGAGCAAATTGCCAAACTTGTCTAAGCAGCTGCAACAATAAGTTGGGTCGGCCTTTTCCTTTCACCGTCCAGAAAACCTGCTTATTTCTGTCAGCCCACCACCATAACCAGACTGGAAGGAGCTCCCCTCGTCGCTTACACCAGAAACCATCGACagtaacttctttggaatttcagTGTCCATGGAGTACTTACGAGGGGTCCCAGAAGCAGACAGCTTGTCGCCTGAAACCGCTGGCAGCCACACTTTGAGCCATGAAACAACCTCAGTCATGGTCGGCCTGTCGATGGATGCCTTTTCGACACAGTTCATGGCAATGTCTACCACACTCTCCAGGGATTTGGCATCGTACTGATCCAACAGCCTCTTGTCTACAACATCGTGAATGCTTCCCTTAGCTATCTTTTGGCGCACCCAATTTGGTAGGTGGATGCTTTGAGGGTCCAGGAGTACTGGGGGCTGGCCAGTGATGATCTCCAAGAGCACGATGCCAAAACTGTAAACATCTGTCTTGACAGTGAGTTGGAAAGTTGCATGGTACTCAGGGTCGAGGTAGCCAAGAGTGCCGGCAGCAACAGTAGATATGTGTGTGTGAGCATCATCAAAAGCCCGTGAAAGCCCAAAATCAGATATTATCCCCACTAGATTCTTGTCCAGAAGGATATTGGGGGTCTTCACATCTCTGTGCACTATTGATGGGGTGCATAACTCATGTAAATACTCCAGTCCTGTAGTTTATGAGAAGTTATAATTTGTcaacatacacatacatacatggTCTAAATTGAAACACACAATTCAATTGCGGACCTTGTGCGGCATCAACTGCAATATGAAGTCGTTGTTCCCAATTcaaactatagtcatctcctgcaCCAATAAACACCAAATTAAGTGCCAATTGTTACGTGCATGGTAGCATAAATATTAGATACCAGTTAGTTTTGCAGAAAATTAGCCTGACAAATGATGGTTACACACACAATGATTGGTGAGGACATTAAGAATGTGCATATCTAAGAAGAAATTAGGTCTGCCAACTCAAATATAGACTAGGAGGAATACCAGTTTAGGCAATCAAATAAACCAAACCTTTAACAAGGAAATTCAGTTTAACACGGAAATCCTGATTACAGTACAATTTGAAAGCTACAGTAGTTTGATTTTAGAATTTATTTCTTAAAATTAAGACACATGTCAAATTTTATGTTATGCAGTGGAGCACAGTATATTGATAAAATTTTAAAAGCAGGTGATTCCCAATTGTTTAATGAAAGCTGCTGGCATCTGAGTTTCTGTGTAGTTGTTGGTTTTGGAGGAGGTAGAACCCGAATTGGTCAACTTGTTTTGAAGATTGAGCCGATTTTGGGTTTAATTGAATCATTCGATTTTATAGAATTAAAGTGCTCCCTCCTATTCATAATAAGTGTCAcggttttagttcatttttaattaaatttgaactaaaaacaCAACACTTATTATAGATTGGAGGGAGTACAAATGATCTCTGTAGCATCAAAATACAACTTAGAGAAAACTAATTGCAACTTCAAGTTGGATTTGTTGTATAAGTCAGCTATGCTTGACAGAAACATTAATAAAAGTTAAGAAATAAACCTCCTCTTAG contains:
- the LOC124667865 gene encoding senescence-induced receptor-like serine/threonine-protein kinase; the protein is MVISFSCSASTKLACILALLVILVTTIQVHGQSASGFVSIDCGWTNSSDYVDNTLKLLYNSDGDFVSGGLNHEILPEFMAGVVNHQQKTLRSFPDGSRNCYTLPSKFSKKYLLRATFTYGNYDRLNKTLDGSLFLFGLHIGVNFWEAVNLSNSDPSNMIWKEVLTIAPSDSVSVCLINFGSGIPFISSLELRPLEDAMYPFVNTSVSINCFQRYRFGNTADFITRYPMDNYDRFWQSWSLTIDYSYPWFSLSTNNVVKSPPNNNAFSVPSDILQKASTLDTNYSFMSFSIAEGRNLTNNLQLFLPIFHFAEINDRNPNRRFSIYINNVLMFSDFSPSLFQVESKYYSGQFMENASSYVFLNRTPSSSLAPLINALEVYSPVRMENLTTDPNDVNYMERIKTHHNLARTSWKGDPCSPREYSWEDLTCDYSKSNQNPRIVTINLSTNGLTGVIALSFMNMLSLENLDLSNNNLTGAIPDYQLNSLKVLNLSNNHLDGPIPNSIIRRSQAGLLDLRLEGNPLCSKFKGAYCSNKKKNTLTIVIVPVVLVSILVVMCILWKLYCKGKLGDHEDYAMYEEETPLHIDIRRFTYAELKLITNDFQSIIGKGGFGIVYHGILENGNEVAVKVLVETSIAESTDFLPEVQTLSKVHHKNLVTLEGYCQNKKCLALVYDFMPRGNLQQLLRGVHDYSLNWEQRLHIALDAAQGLEYLHESCTPSIVHRDVKTPNILLDKNLVGIISDFGLSRAFNDAHTHISTVAAGTVGYVDPEYHATFQVTVKTDVYSFGIVLLEIITGQPPVFMDPQTVHLPNWVRQKIAKGSIHDIVDKRLLDQYDANSLQGVVDLAMNCVENAAIGRPTMTEVVSRLKALLPAVSSENQTVSATPRPGSPMDTEVRRQFQLMISGANNLEGSTSQSGYTGGMSEMSILSGR